A genomic segment from Diospyros lotus cultivar Yz01 chromosome 5, ASM1463336v1, whole genome shotgun sequence encodes:
- the LOC127801711 gene encoding tubulin-folding cofactor A — MATLRNLKIKTSTCKRIVKELHSYEKEVEREAAKTADMKEKGADPYDLKQQENVLAESRMMIPDCHKRLEAALADIKGTLVELKKAIEEDSGPIGPEIQEAESTIVEVEQLVEKIDV; from the exons ATGGCAACTCTTAGAAATCTGAAAATCAAGACATCTACTTGCAAACGTATTGTTAAGGAGCTACATTCTTACGAGAAAGAGGTTGAGAGAGAAGCGGCCAAGACTGCTGACATGAAGGAGAAAGGAGCAGACCCTTATGACCTCAAGCAGCAG GAAAACGTGCTGGCTGAATCTAGGATGATGATTCCAGATTGTCACAAACGCTTGGAAGCTGCACTTGCTGATATAAAAGGAACCTTG GTTGAATTGAAGAAGGCAATCGAGGAAGATAGCGGCCCTATTGGCCCAGAAATTCAGGAAGCCGAGAGTACGATTGTGGAGGTTGAACAGTTAGTTGAAAAAATAGATGTTTAA
- the LOC127801710 gene encoding uncharacterized protein LOC127801710 translates to MYHGAETRVRTCGGDTEPFKITIGLHQGSALSLYLFALVMDELTKDIQTEVPWCMLFTDDIVLVDEIKEGVNTKLELWRNNLESKGLKLSRKKTEYMECKFSKNARVEDVIIKLENQILQRKDHFRYLGSMIQKDGEIHEYVTHKIKAGWLKWRNASGVLCDGKIPLKLKRKFYRTAIRPVLLYGSECWVVKYQHEQKTSVAEMGMLRWMRGHTRKDKIRNEVIHNKVRVVPIEEKMRETRLRWFGHVKRRPRDTHVRRVDEMEQLVKKRGRGRPKKTLGETLKFDMKCMDLNEDMTKDRNT, encoded by the coding sequence atgtatcatggtgcagagacaagggtcagaacatgcggaggggatactgaaccgtttaaaattacaataggattgcatcaaggttctgcactaagtctatacttatttgctttagtaatggatgaactcactaaagatattcagacagaggtgccatggtgtatgctatttacagacgacatagtgttggtggatgaaataaaagaaggagtgaacactaagcttgagttatggagaaacaatttagaatctaagggattgaaattaagtagaaaaaaaacagaatatatggaatgtaaatttagtaagaatgcaagagtggaggatgttataataaaattggaaaaccagatcttacaaagaaaagatcattttcgatatttgggatcaatgattcaaaaagatggagaaattcacgagtatgtcacacataaaattaaggcaggttggctaaaatggagaaatgcatcgggggtgttatgtgatggtaaaatcccattaaaactgaaaagaaaattttataggacagctataagaccagttttgttgtacggttcagaatgttgggtagtcaaataccaacatgagcaaaagacgagcgtagcggagatggggatgttaagatggatgcgcggccatacaagaaaagataaaattagaaatgaagttattcataataaggtaagagtagtgccaatagaggagaagatgagagagactagactaagatggtttggtcatgtgaaaaggagaccaagagacactcatgtgaggagagttgacgaaatggaacaattagtcaaaaaaagaggtagaggcagacctaagaagactttgggagagacattaaaatttgatatgaagtgtatggatctcaatgaagatatgacaaaagatagaaatacatga